In Accipiter gentilis chromosome 22, bAccGen1.1, whole genome shotgun sequence, the following are encoded in one genomic region:
- the CHAC1 gene encoding glutathione-specific gamma-glutamylcyclotransferase 1 isoform X2, with amino-acid sequence MKREPECPGRPEPPPPPPSSSSSPISSSSSSPSSSPPGEEAEGGELPPVWIFGYGSLVWRPGFEFTSRKVGFIRGYSRRFWQGDTFHRGSERMACTWGVAYEVRGEQIAASLQYLNMREAVLGGYDTKLVKFHPQDKDAEEPILALVYIATPQNPSYLGPASEEDIAAQIIVSSGCAGHNIEYLLRLADFMRYFCPQAEDKHLFSIEEALTSILPCLYYTEDSLEETASVPQKSKG; translated from the exons ATGAAGCGCGAACCGGAGTGCCCGGGCCggcccgagccgccgccgccgccgccgtcgtcgtcCTCctcccccatctcctcctcctcctcgtcgccGTCGTCGTCGCCCCCAGGAGAGGAGGCGGAGGGCGGGGAGCTGCCGCCGGTGTGGATCTTCGGGTACGGCTCGCTGGTGTGGAGACCTGGTTTCGAGTTCACGTCGCGCAAAGTGGGCTTCATCCGCGGCTACAGCCGCCGCTTCTGGCAGGGGGACACCTTCCACCGCGGCAGCGAGAGGATG GCGTGCACGTGGGGTGTAGCCTACGAAGTCCGTGGGGAACAAATTGCTGCATCGCTCCAGTATCTCAACATGCGAGAAGCTGTCCTGGGAGGCTACGACACCAAGCTGGTGAAGTTCCACCCTCAGGACAAAGATGCGGAGGAACCCATCCTGGCTCTTGTTTACATTGCAACACCCCAGAATCCTTCTTACCTCGGCCCAGCATCTGAAGAAGACATTGCAGCTCAAATCATTGTCTCAAGTGGTTGTGCTGGTCATAACATTGAGTACTTGCTGCGACTGGCAGACTTCATGCGCTACTTTTGTCCTCAAGCAGAAGATAAACACCTCTTCTCCATCGAAGAGGCTCTTACTTCCATCCTTCCATGCCTATACTACACAGAAGACTCTCTAGAAGAAACTGCAAGTGTCCCTCAGAAGTCTAAGGGttga
- the CHAC1 gene encoding glutathione-specific gamma-glutamylcyclotransferase 1 isoform X1 has protein sequence MKREPECPGRPEPPPPPPSSSSSPISSSSSSPSSSPPGEEAEGGELPPVWIFGYGSLVWRPGFEFTSRKVGFIRGYSRRFWQGDTFHRGSERMPGRVVTLLEDCGACTWGVAYEVRGEQIAASLQYLNMREAVLGGYDTKLVKFHPQDKDAEEPILALVYIATPQNPSYLGPASEEDIAAQIIVSSGCAGHNIEYLLRLADFMRYFCPQAEDKHLFSIEEALTSILPCLYYTEDSLEETASVPQKSKG, from the exons ATGAAGCGCGAACCGGAGTGCCCGGGCCggcccgagccgccgccgccgccgccgtcgtcgtcCTCctcccccatctcctcctcctcctcgtcgccGTCGTCGTCGCCCCCAGGAGAGGAGGCGGAGGGCGGGGAGCTGCCGCCGGTGTGGATCTTCGGGTACGGCTCGCTGGTGTGGAGACCTGGTTTCGAGTTCACGTCGCGCAAAGTGGGCTTCATCCGCGGCTACAGCCGCCGCTTCTGGCAGGGGGACACCTTCCACCGCGGCAGCGAGAGGATG CCCGGGCGGGTGGTGACGCTGCTGGAGGACTGCGGG GCGTGCACGTGGGGTGTAGCCTACGAAGTCCGTGGGGAACAAATTGCTGCATCGCTCCAGTATCTCAACATGCGAGAAGCTGTCCTGGGAGGCTACGACACCAAGCTGGTGAAGTTCCACCCTCAGGACAAAGATGCGGAGGAACCCATCCTGGCTCTTGTTTACATTGCAACACCCCAGAATCCTTCTTACCTCGGCCCAGCATCTGAAGAAGACATTGCAGCTCAAATCATTGTCTCAAGTGGTTGTGCTGGTCATAACATTGAGTACTTGCTGCGACTGGCAGACTTCATGCGCTACTTTTGTCCTCAAGCAGAAGATAAACACCTCTTCTCCATCGAAGAGGCTCTTACTTCCATCCTTCCATGCCTATACTACACAGAAGACTCTCTAGAAGAAACTGCAAGTGTCCCTCAGAAGTCTAAGGGttga